GAGGGAATTATCGAATATCCATTAAATAAGGTTGTCTATTAAGAAAAAATCGCTTTAATAAAGCGCTCTCATTATGGGATCAATTAAAAAGAAACGTAAAACAAAGATTGCAAAGCATAAACGCAAAAAACGCATGAAGGCAAATCGCCACAAGAAGCGTTTGCGTTACAAGTCTTAATCCAGTAAATTTAAGGGGTGGTTCAATATATCATTACCCTATTAATTGCTTCAGGGGCATCTGTTCTCACTGCGGCTGTTGATGGTAATGCGGGACAAACCT
This window of the Verrucomicrobiota bacterium genome carries:
- a CDS encoding AURKAIP1/COX24 domain-containing protein encodes the protein MGSIKKKRKTKIAKHKRKKRMKANRHKKRLRYKS